The following are encoded together in the Triticum dicoccoides isolate Atlit2015 ecotype Zavitan chromosome 6B, WEW_v2.0, whole genome shotgun sequence genome:
- the LOC119325056 gene encoding protein SHORTAGE IN CHIASMATA 1 homolog, with product MRTRFLAADYFSPAPAASCSDLALASLRFPPLPVPSLPPDPRFPFPLPFPAAADLPAVSISGDGLDSLPISSALSEFLAAVIPQPLPVPTTPAAYEGLDDFLYDRGVYSKGFSSRESVALKIPDGLDEISREKEGEGDGSISMSDRSGTSTDTKRWELLKEHIFEVAEVDLPQVLEGASFGGDQSGDGVTLSFHVPDVKIHLDFIDIDTEMTLRYPTELAESIYQVEKIPVKHNDEEDLLSGRTSNFSEIAALDCGVAIPQLEVSRHSWELNECPTKAEVSNIFHNLVEHLGEAQVQHPVLNSTELLRSTDMDMLAFVSKDVPCADYQADKPMTVKAAVQMDLVRINDNVLLERNSALYPLKPDGTFSDLPCSVLLEEVQITDFPSENVFRMLVQSDAAELNTSDEIFKDNFYQARRFYESVVSSELVLVDDTFRSLPTPILTDEDMTLRSMVPPMGEILNSLKPHSLSAADKIYLDWHLLLEGPCNREICSTYASMVEEVKSCQLNSELQVSCQQTSALGFDFLEYFWKSVKHQDEDKQNNIYVPIPLPHDPPAVVETAQKYKQESDTGGHSHLEKSSSEKATSLFESMSQSSELNFYLNVRSGTKRGTSAQNVSTLDIPTLNEEAVSFPSRPKVDKLIEIHPVSLSDSIRVLIKHIHTSYTSALQESAYLRHTFSDGGLSISKQKLLGLITGGGSDGLDSHCKHEDKMELIVLYGLKQVAYYLCFFGLHAAHLYMNNLIGSFENIPERLKSSHCFISEALWKAETHQIDSHPSLHDIEMILRSNMRISQKILVVADRAFWLPLGKKFTSMKMTFVELGKHPAASYLDPVNRRNPPPWVLGGLPKSDCVLLDNKNIPDSFPFSEFGIILEYGGPNKSSTLLSLAPKLEGFPPLHFLCIKVDVEDPSVALVEDNPTDQELKATLDTVLHALKKDLQEKMSKMRIVDSLNFVPATTQLQERQENLCKHLTADSTKKKSADDQLLKLDYLEKKNIVNAHNFVPAAEERHIEEMLSKRTVLHSRHFVPALAKSSSTSSVSANVIKAPQDNLSATDLPSSVKVGSIIPGRLSNPVIVVNTGSHGKNMIFSRRPSYQQILSLEKGGMQVVERDVDLPMDLILGASVCLVWFETKIFESNEFTAPTDTSSITNFVETIATNILMSISFCFCGCIMVFEGEPHSLSSVMESSDSLYAAAASLGMNLQLFFSHTPKSTDEIILSCIRNVNRLNKAPSPDIPESESLAESFLTKFPSINPLSAYIILSCGGSLVEFLGWSHERRIQAVGKYLLSPQSISLFNALCKFGELGESKSVMTECSSVDSDICSALLQSPRKRKKCASQAFAVPNSDHFHPDPLNRLPGNHVEHNNVFSQPTFRRCSDVEDAMPQLPEVFMFDRSLSRGGEGGSCLPREHDIDAIIGNQIMSDHFSNGLTTDMRHYDRRASSMVDTYDFSWQPESVGKEPIKNSFTPSKPSFNRTYSHPVFPTALEINGDTGDWDIPGGTHHTWKGGDIASTPFRNDMGSRYHEPREEIIQSPGSSLAFLNRDSGFHATSHGSGWEMDYLRQMNEKRRARQERSRCNTPAMMSNSRTMDGASKILSPPPIDSFRYRGDRERDRSPSVGIQRYGKAREGSKAHTHRARKDFKMQPSASHENRREPSIDPTWTPIDKRARQKLLFATHGKEKQSKLIWRNQNSPGIGCGFRKRYREEEGM from the exons ATGCGGACTCGCTTCCTCGCCGCGGACTACTTCTCTCCGGCGCCGGCGGCCTCCTGCTCGGACCTAGCCCTAGCGTCCCTGCGCTTCCCTCCTCTTCCCGTCCCCTCCCTTCCTCCCGACCCGCGTTTCCCGTTTCCCCTCCCTTTCCCCGCCGCGGCCGACCTCCCTGCAGTCAGCATCTCCGGCGACGGTCTCGACTCTCTCCCCATATCCTCCGCGCTATCCGAGTTCCTCGCGGCCGTCATTCCGCAGCCCCTGCCTGTGCCGACTACCCCCGCCGCCTACGAG GGATTGGATGATTTCCTGTACGACAGGGGCGTGTATAGCAAGGGTTTTAGCTCGAGGGAGTCTGTTGCATTGAAAATTCCTGAT GGATTGGACGAGATTAGCcgcgagaaggaaggggagggagacGGATCCATATCCATGTCAGATAGATCGGGGACCTCCACTGATACAAAG AGATGGGAACTGCTGAAGGAGCACATATTTGAGGTTGCAGAGGTCGATCTCCCGCAG GTTTTGGAAGGTGCATCCTTTGGTGGTGACCAGTCGGGTGATGGTGTTACCTTATCCTTTCATGTTCCAGATGTGAAAATCCACTTG GATTTCATTGATATTGACACCGAGATGACATTGAGATATCCAACTGAACTTGCGGAATCAATTTATCAAGTAGAGAAAATTCCTGTGAAGCATAATGATGAGGAGGACCTTTTGTCCGGAAGAACTAGTAACTTCTCAGAGATTGCAGCATTAGATTGTGGTGTAGCAATACCACAACTGGAGGTTAGTAGGCATTCTTGGGAGCTTAATGAGTGTCCCACTAAGGCAGAGGTATCCAATATTTTTCATAACCTTGTCGAACATTTGGGTGAAGCACAAGTTCAGCATCCAGTGTTGAACTCAACTGAGTTGTTGAGATCAACTGATATGGACATGTTGGCCTTTGTTTCCAAAGATGTCCCATGTGCAGACTATCAAGCAGATAAACCAATGACAGTCAAGGCTGCAGTACAAATGGATCTTGTGAGGATCAATGATAATGTTCTACTTGAGAGAAACTCAGCATTATACCCTCTCAAGCCTGATGGGACTTTTTCAGACTTGCCTTGCTCAGTTCTTTTAGAAGAAGTACAGATCACTGATTTTCCTTCAGAGAATGTCTTCAGAATGCTTGTTCAGTCAGATGCAGCTGAGCTGAATACATCTGATGAAATATTCAAAGACAACTTTTATCAAGCAAGACGTTTCTATGAATCAGTGGTTAGCTCTGAGTTGGTGCTGGTTGACGATACATTCAGATCACTACCTACACCTATTTTAACTGATGAAGATATGACACTGAGGTCTATGGTCCCCCCCATGGGAGAAATACTTAACTCCCTGAAACCACATTCTCTCTCTGCAGCCGACAAAATTTATTTGGACTGGCATCTTTTATTGGAAGGTCCATGCAACCGGGAGATCTGTTCTACCTATGCCAGCATGGTTGAGGAGGTAAAAAGCTGCCAGTTAAACTCTGAGCTGCAAGTCAGTTGTCAGCAGACATCAGCCCTTGGCTTTGATTTTCTCGAGTATTTTTGGAAAAGTGTAAAGCACCAAGATGAGGACAAACAGAACAATATTTATGTTCCTATCCCTCTACCTCATGATCCACCTGCTGTAGTGGAAACAGCTCAGAAATACAAACAAGAAAGTGATACTGGAGGCCACAGCCACTTGGAAAAGTCGAGTTCAGAAAAGGCAACTTCCTTATTTGAGTCAATGTCACAATCCAGTGAACTAAATTTCTACTTGAATGTCAGAAGCGGCACCAAGAGAGGAACTAGTGCTCAAAATGTTTCTACTTTGGATATCCCTACTTTAAATGAAGAAGCAGTTTCTTTTCCAAGCAGGCCAAAAGTTGAcaagctcatagaaattcatcctgTCAGCCTCTCAGATTCTATTCGAGTCCTTATCAAACACATCCATACAAGCTATACTTCTGCTTTGCAAGAAAGTGCATATTTGAGGCATACTTTCTCAGATGGGGGTTTAAGCATTTCAAAGCAGAAACTTCTTGGACTGATAACTGGAGGAGGTTCAGATGGCCTTGATAGTCACTGTAAACACGAAGATAAGATGGAACTCATTGTACTCTATGGATTAAAACAGGTTGCATATTATCTATGTTTCTTTGGTTTGCATGCTGCCCATCTGTACATGAACAACCTTATTGGAAGCTTTGAAAATATTCCTGAGAGATTAAAAAGTAGTCATTGTTTCATCAGCGAAGCACTGTGGAAAGCTGAGACGCATCAGATTGACTCTCACCCATCATTGCATGACATTGAGATGATCCTGAGATCTAATATGCGTATCAGCCAAAAGATCCTTGTAGTTGCCGATAGAGCTTTCTGGCTGCCATTGGGTAAAAAATTTACTTCGATGAAGATGACATTTGTTGAGCTAGGAAAACACCCTGCTGCATCTTACTTAGATCCGGTGAACAGGAGAAATCCTCCACCTTGGGTACTGGGAGGATTACCAAAATCAGACTGCGTTCTGCTAGATAATAA GAACATTCCAGATTCATTCCCTTTCAGCGAGTTTGGCATCATACTGGAATACGGAGGTCCAAATAAATCATCTACCCTGTTGTCTCTGGCTCCTAAGTTAGAGGGTTTTCCACCACTACATTTCCTGTGTATCAAAGTGGATGTTGAAGACCCTTCGGTTGCACTTGTTGAGGACAACCCTACAGACCAGGAGTTGAAAGCCACATTG GATACGGTTCTGCATGCACTTAAGAAGGATCTGCAAGAGAAGATGAGCAAGATGCGGATTGTTGATTCATTGAACTTCGTACCAGCAACTACTCAACTGCAAGAACGGCAGGAAAATCTGTGCAAACATCTCACTGCTGATTCAACAAAAAAAAAATCTGCAGATGATCAACTGCTCAAACTAGATTATTTGGAGAAAAAGAATATTGTCAATGCACATAATTTTGTGCCTGCAGCTGAAGAGCGGCACATAGAGGAAATGTTGAGCAAAAGAACTGTTCTCCATTCAAGACATTTTGTGCCTGCACTTGCGAAGAGCAGCTCGACTTCTTCTGTATCTGCAAATGTGATAAAAGCCCCACAAGACAATCTATCTGCTACTGACTTGCCTTCAAGTGTAAAAGTTGGCAGCATCATTCCGGGAAGATTATCTAATCCCGTGATTGTTGTAAATACTGGAAGTCACGGAAAGAATATGATTTTCTCTCGGAGACCGTCTTATCAGCAGATACTATCTTTGGAGAAAGGAGGAATGCAGGTTGTGGAACGAGATGTTGATCTTCCCATGGACCTAATACTTGGTGCTTCAGTTTGCTTAGTATGGTTTGAGACCAAAATCTTTGAGAGCAATGAATTCACAGCGCCAACAGATACATCTAGTATAACAAATTTTGTAGAGACCATCGCGACCAACATTCTGATGTCAATTAGTTTCTGTTTCTGTGGTTGCATAATG GTCTTTGAAGGCGAACCTCACTCCCTTTCTTCTGTAATGGAGTCATCTGATTCTCTATATGCTGCAGCTGCTAGTCTGGGCATGAACCTGCAGCTATTCTTCTCACACACACCCAAGTCAACAGATGAGATAATTCTCAGTTGCATTAGGAATGTGAATAGGTTGAATAAAGCTCCTTCTCCAGATATACCTGAATCAGAAAGCTTGGCTGAATCATTTCTCACAAAATTCCCTTCAATCAATCCCTTGTCTGCATACATTATTCTTTCTTGTGGAGGCAGCCTTGTGGAGTTCCTCGGCTGGTCACATGAGCGCCGTATTCAGGCTGTTGGGAAGTACCTGTTGTCTCCGCAGAGCATTTCTCTGTTCAATGCTTTGTGCAAATTTGGTGAGTTAGGTGAATCTAAGTCTGTAATGACCGAATGCTCATCTGTAGATTCAGACATCTGTAGTGCATTGTTGCAGTCTCCAAGGAAAAGGAAAAAGTGTGCCTCACAAGCTTTTGCAGTACCAAATAGTGATCACTTCCATCCCGATCCTCTAAACCGATTGCCTGGTAACCATGTAGAACATAACAATGTATTCTCACAGCCGACATTCAGGAGGTGCTCCGATGTGGAGGATGCAATGCCTCAGCTCCCAGAGGTCTTTATGTTCGATCGAAGTTTGAGTAGGGGAGGTGAAGGGGGCTCTTGTCTACCAAGAGAGCACGATATTGATGCAATAATTGGCAATCAGATCATGAGTGATCATTTCAGCAATGGTTTGACTACAGATATGAGGCATTATGACCGAAGGGCTAGCAGTATGGTCGACACATATGACTTCTCTTGGCAACCTGAATCAGTGGGTAAAGAACCAATCAAAAACTCTTTTACCCCAAGCAAACCATCATTCAATAGAACTTACAGTCATCCAGTATTTCCAACTGCATTGGAGATCAATGGTGATACTGGTGACTGGGACATTCCAGGAGGTACACATCACACGTGGAAGGGTGGGGATATTGCCTCGACCCCTTTCAGAAATGATATGGGCAGCAGATATCATGAACCAAGAGAGGAAATAATTCAGAGTCCAGGAAGTTCGCTTGCTTTTCTGAACCGGGATTCTGGCTTTCATGCAACTTCACACGGCTCAGGCTGGGAAATGGATTATCTAAGGCAAATGAACGAAAAAAGAAGAGCACGTCAGGAGAGATCAAGATGTAATACACCAGCAATGATGTCAAACTCAAGGACGATGGATGGTGCTTCCAAGATTCTAAGTCCTCCACCTATTGATTCCTTCAGATACCGAGGGGATAGAGAAAGGGATCGGAGCCCATCTGTTGGGATTCAACGTTATGGGAAagccagagaaggatctaaagccCATACCCATAGGGCAAGGAAAGATTTCAAGATGCAACCAAGTGCAAGTCATGAAAACAGGAGGGAGCCGTCCATTGATCCAACATGGACTCCCATCGACAAGAGAGCGAGACAG AAACTTTTATTTGCAACGCACGGGAAGGAAAAACAAAGCAAGCTGATCTGGAGAAATCAAAATAGCCCTGGCATTGGGTGTGGCTTCCGGAAAAGATACCGGGAAGAAGAAGGTATGTAG